In Rutidosis leptorrhynchoides isolate AG116_Rl617_1_P2 chromosome 2, CSIRO_AGI_Rlap_v1, whole genome shotgun sequence, one genomic interval encodes:
- the LOC139892506 gene encoding high-affinity nitrate transporter 3.1-like has protein sequence MAIPSRFLIVFLMLSCFVATSYSVTFSSLNHTLIVGASPKPGQVLKGGEDKITVTWSFNQTFPAGTDSDYKTVKVKLCYAPISQKDRKWRKTNDLLKKDKTCLQKIVAKPYVASNNSFTWTVEKDVPTGTYFVRAYAFNAQDVQVAYGQTTDAKKTTNLFEIQAITGRSTSLDIASVCFSAFSVVALAGFFYMEKSKAKSSIQK, from the exons ATGGCGATCCCTTCACGTTTCTTGATTGTTTTTCTTATGCTCTCCTGCTTTGTTGCAACTAGCTATAGTGTGACCTTTTCTTCCCTTAATCATACTCTCATAGTTGGCGCTTCACCTAAACCAGGCCAAG TTCTTAAGGGAGGGGAAGATAAGATCACAGTGACATGGTCATTTAACCAGACGTTCCCAGCTGGAACCGACTCCGACTACAAGACCGTAAAAGTCAAACTTTGCTATGCACCCATTAGTCAAAAGGACCGAAAATGGAGGAAAACAAATGACCTTTTGAAAAAAGACAAGACTTGTTTACAAAAGATTGTTGCTAAGCCATACGTAGCGTCAAACAACTCGTTTACATGGACTGTAGAAAAAGACGTACCGACTGGAACGTATTTCGTGAGGGCCTACGCGTTCAATGCTCAGGATGTACAAGTAGCCTATGGTCAAACCACAGATGCTAAGAAAACTACCAACTTGTTTGAGATCCAAGCGATCACGGGTCGTAGCACGTCGCTTGATATTGCGTCGGTATGTTTTTCGGCTTTTTCGGTAGTTGCGTTGGCGGGATTTTTCTACATGGAGAAGAGTAAGGCAAAATCATCCATACAAAAATGA